A genomic window from Sphingobacterium sp. BN32 includes:
- a CDS encoding BlaI/MecI/CopY family transcriptional regulator — protein sequence MEKLTIQEEEAMLSIWQLEGGFIRDILDNLKSDEMPYTTLASTIRNLEKKGYVKAVKYANAKRYEPLITSEEYKAKFMNSFVGDYFKNSYKEMVSFFVKEEKLSPNELEEIMDMIRNNKS from the coding sequence ATGGAGAAGTTAACAATACAGGAAGAAGAAGCGATGCTATCTATTTGGCAATTAGAGGGTGGCTTCATTCGCGACATCCTAGACAACCTAAAATCCGATGAAATGCCTTATACAACTTTGGCCTCAACCATCCGGAATTTGGAAAAAAAAGGCTATGTAAAAGCGGTGAAATATGCCAATGCAAAACGCTATGAACCTTTGATAACTTCGGAGGAGTATAAGGCGAAATTCATGAACTCTTTTGTCGGTGATTATTTCAAGAATTCCTATAAAGAAATGGTTTCTTTTTTCGTGAAAGAAGAGAAGCTTAGTCCGAATGAACTTGA
- a CDS encoding citrate synthase — MSETASINLNGSSYEFPVITGTENEKAIDISKLRDQSGYITLDPGYKNTGATKSAITFLDGEKGILHYRGYAIEELAEKSTFLEVAYLLIYGELPSKEVLEKFRADIRAQMMIHEDMKNFFTGFPSKSHPMGQLSCLVGVLSSFYPESLNPNQSDEEEDKMIINLLAKMPTIVSWIQKKSLGHPVVYPKNNFGYIENFLNMIFGEVNQEKTFDPLVIEAMHKLLILHADHEQNCSTSTVRIVGSSNANMYASISAGINALWGPLHGGANQAVIEMLEAIKEDGGDAEKYLAKAKDKNDPFRLMGFGHRVYKNFDPRAKIIKKACDDVLEKLGVNDPVLEIAKKLEEAALSDQYFIDRKLYPNVDFYSGIIYRALGFNSDMFTVLFALGRLPGWIAQWKEMRDNKEPIGRPRQVYTGATLRPYVSIKDR, encoded by the coding sequence ATGTCTGAAACAGCATCTATTAACTTAAATGGCTCTTCTTATGAGTTCCCAGTGATTACGGGTACTGAAAATGAGAAAGCAATTGATATTTCAAAATTAAGAGATCAATCGGGTTACATCACATTAGACCCCGGTTATAAAAATACAGGCGCGACAAAGAGTGCCATTACCTTCTTAGATGGTGAAAAAGGTATCCTTCATTATAGAGGATATGCTATTGAAGAATTAGCAGAAAAGTCAACTTTCTTAGAGGTTGCCTATTTATTGATTTACGGCGAACTTCCTTCGAAAGAAGTATTAGAGAAATTCCGCGCTGATATCCGTGCGCAAATGATGATCCATGAAGACATGAAAAACTTCTTCACCGGATTCCCATCAAAATCTCACCCAATGGGTCAGTTATCATGTTTAGTAGGTGTTTTATCATCTTTCTATCCTGAATCACTAAACCCGAACCAATCTGATGAAGAAGAGGATAAAATGATCATCAACTTACTAGCTAAGATGCCAACGATCGTTTCTTGGATTCAGAAGAAATCATTAGGTCATCCGGTTGTTTATCCTAAAAACAACTTCGGTTATATCGAGAACTTCCTGAACATGATTTTTGGAGAAGTTAATCAAGAGAAAACGTTCGATCCATTAGTGATCGAAGCAATGCACAAATTATTGATTTTACATGCAGACCACGAGCAGAACTGTTCAACATCAACTGTACGTATCGTAGGATCATCAAATGCAAATATGTATGCTTCTATCTCTGCTGGTATTAATGCCTTATGGGGACCTCTTCATGGTGGTGCTAACCAAGCGGTAATCGAAATGTTGGAAGCGATTAAGGAAGATGGTGGTGATGCTGAGAAATACTTAGCAAAAGCAAAAGACAAGAACGATCCTTTCCGTTTAATGGGATTCGGTCACCGTGTCTACAAGAACTTCGATCCTCGTGCGAAAATCATCAAGAAAGCTTGTGATGACGTGTTAGAGAAATTGGGAGTTAATGACCCTGTTTTAGAGATCGCTAAGAAATTAGAAGAAGCAGCATTAAGCGACCAGTACTTCATCGACCGTAAATTATATCCAAACGTTGACTTCTATTCAGGTATCATCTACCGCGCATTAGGATTCAACTCTGATATGTTTACTGTATTATTTGCGCTAGGTCGTCTTCCAGGATGGATTGCACAATGGAAAGAAATGCGTGATAATAAAGAGCCTATCGGTCGTCCAAGACAAGTATACACTGGTGCAACATTACGCCCTTACGTAAGCATCAAAGATAGATAA
- a CDS encoding T9SS type A sorting domain-containing protein — MNFEWSKIARISIMNTLVLWMFIGFAQANTFQADTTKTGATKQSLISAKNRNANRVAVIAEESDKLINNVKVYYNPIADQVTVNFKLSKNSHVSIKVMDALGNEVLALHNGDLDAGTQNVNFDSSAKLKEGIYFVRVMSGSETVVKRISVR; from the coding sequence ATGAATTTTGAATGGAGTAAAATAGCACGTATTAGCATCATGAATACCCTGGTATTATGGATGTTTATTGGCTTTGCCCAAGCAAATACATTCCAAGCCGATACGACTAAAACTGGCGCAACTAAACAAAGTTTGATCTCCGCTAAAAATAGAAACGCTAATCGTGTAGCAGTTATTGCGGAAGAGTCTGATAAATTAATCAATAACGTTAAAGTTTATTACAATCCTATCGCTGATCAAGTAACAGTAAATTTCAAATTAAGCAAAAACAGCCATGTGTCAATCAAGGTCATGGACGCGCTTGGTAATGAAGTCTTAGCTTTACACAATGGTGATTTAGACGCAGGAACTCAAAACGTAAACTTCGACTCCAGTGCCAAACTGAAAGAAGGTATTTACTTCGTAAGGGTGATGAGCGGTTCAGAGACAGTCGTGAAACGAATATCAGTGAGATAG
- a CDS encoding KUP/HAK/KT family potassium transporter, which yields MSTDHKHALHRVSMGGLLISLGIIFGDIGTSPLYVFKAIFNKGEVQELMVYGGLSCIFWTLTLQTTIKYVLIVLNADNKGEGGILSLFSLVRKRAKWLIIPAIIGASTLLADGMITPAITISSAVEGLAIKNPGLPTIPIVVLIISLLFLIQRFGTNIVGRVFGPLMFIWFSTIGVLGLSYLGHSPEIWKSINPYYAYQLLANYPNAWFIVGAIFLCTTGAEALYSDMGHCGKNNIRISWIFVKLMLIFNYFGQGAWLLENKGLVLGEINPFYAIMPDWFVVWGVTIATIAAVIASQAMISGSFTLIAEAVRLNIWPKVAIRYPSDHKGQIYVPSVNLILYLGCMLIIVIFRESSNMEAAYGLSINMTFIMTTILMAAFMLRKKINIALVALFTGVYMIIELAFLMGNISKIAHGGWLTLLLAATLFVVMYAWFGARKIKNRFVKFVNVKDYYDILAELSEDKSVPQFSSHLVYLTSANNIHEVESKITYSIINKKPKRADVYWLAHVDVMDNPHTREYKVTQLIPGKLIRIDFHLGFRVEQKISLLFRKVVEEMVKNGEIDITSHYDTLRKHNIPGDFNFVVLEKVISKTHFLKWNEKVILEIYKILKKFSLSEEKGFGLDSSFVTLERVPLTIPNTEDVQLKRL from the coding sequence ATGTCCACAGATCACAAACACGCCCTTCACAGGGTCAGTATGGGCGGTTTATTAATAAGTTTAGGGATCATATTCGGCGACATCGGGACCTCTCCTCTTTACGTTTTCAAGGCAATTTTCAATAAAGGTGAAGTCCAAGAACTAATGGTTTATGGGGGGCTTTCCTGTATTTTCTGGACCCTGACGTTACAAACCACAATCAAATATGTATTGATTGTGTTAAATGCGGACAATAAAGGTGAAGGTGGGATTCTTTCTCTTTTCTCGCTTGTTCGAAAAAGAGCGAAATGGCTCATCATCCCGGCTATTATCGGAGCGAGTACTCTACTCGCTGATGGTATGATTACCCCAGCCATCACGATATCTTCGGCCGTCGAGGGTTTAGCCATCAAAAATCCAGGCTTGCCGACCATCCCCATTGTGGTCTTGATTATCTCCTTGCTGTTCCTTATCCAACGTTTTGGAACCAATATCGTAGGCCGTGTATTCGGTCCTTTAATGTTCATCTGGTTCAGCACTATTGGGGTTTTAGGGCTCTCCTATTTGGGACATTCCCCGGAGATCTGGAAGTCTATAAACCCATATTACGCTTATCAATTATTAGCAAACTACCCGAATGCTTGGTTTATTGTGGGAGCAATCTTCCTTTGTACGACCGGTGCGGAGGCCTTGTATTCTGATATGGGACACTGCGGAAAGAATAACATCCGTATTAGCTGGATCTTCGTCAAACTGATGTTGATCTTCAATTACTTCGGACAGGGAGCATGGCTATTGGAGAATAAAGGTCTTGTCTTAGGCGAGATCAACCCTTTTTATGCTATTATGCCAGATTGGTTTGTCGTATGGGGTGTAACCATCGCTACGATTGCGGCCGTTATTGCCAGCCAGGCGATGATTTCCGGCTCCTTCACGCTGATTGCCGAAGCCGTTCGATTGAATATATGGCCAAAGGTTGCCATTCGTTATCCCAGCGACCATAAAGGGCAAATTTATGTTCCTTCGGTCAACCTGATACTCTATCTAGGCTGTATGCTCATCATTGTTATTTTCCGAGAGTCTAGCAATATGGAGGCCGCTTACGGTCTGTCTATCAATATGACCTTCATCATGACCACCATTCTGATGGCTGCATTTATGCTTCGGAAGAAAATCAACATTGCCCTTGTTGCTTTGTTTACAGGTGTCTATATGATTATCGAGCTTGCCTTCCTGATGGGTAACATTAGTAAAATTGCCCATGGTGGATGGTTGACCTTGTTATTGGCGGCAACCCTGTTTGTTGTTATGTACGCATGGTTTGGTGCAAGAAAAATCAAGAATCGCTTTGTGAAGTTTGTCAATGTGAAAGACTATTACGACATCCTTGCTGAGTTGAGCGAAGACAAGTCTGTTCCACAGTTTTCATCGCATCTTGTTTATTTAACCTCTGCAAACAATATCCATGAGGTGGAGTCTAAGATTACCTACTCGATCATCAACAAGAAGCCTAAGCGTGCCGATGTTTATTGGTTAGCTCACGTGGACGTCATGGACAACCCTCATACCCGCGAATATAAAGTGACTCAACTGATTCCTGGAAAACTGATCCGAATAGATTTCCACCTAGGGTTCCGTGTGGAACAGAAGATCAGTTTGCTATTTCGCAAGGTCGTTGAAGAGATGGTTAAAAATGGAGAAATTGATATCACCAGCCATTACGATACATTGAGAAAACATAACATCCCAGGCGACTTCAACTTCGTTGTCTTGGAGAAAGTAATCTCTAAAACGCACTTCCTGAAGTGGAATGAAAAAGTAATACTAGAAATCTATAAGATCCTAAAGAAATTCAGTCTATCCGAAGAGAAAGGATTTGGACTAGATAGTAGCTTTGTCACCTTGGAACGCGTCCCACTGACGATTCCAAACACAGAAGATGTACAGTTAAAACGACTATAA
- a CDS encoding amino acid permease yields the protein MANRLFRKKSVDQILSDAEHGGSGLAKILGVRDLISLGIAAIVGAGIFSTIGLASYNGGPAVSLLFVFVAFACVFTALSYAQFASTVPVSGSAYTYAYVAFGELFAWIIGWALVLEYAVSNMVVAISWSQYFVSMLEGFGIHLPKWMTMAPGYALEAHAKSLEVGAAQLENIEKVALQAYETAPRFLDIPIIFDMPAGLITVLVTALVYIGIKESQRASNIMVMIKVGIILAVIIGGIFFVKPENWTPFAPNGLAGVMSGVAAVFFAFIGFDSISTTAEECKNPQRDLPRAMIYCLVICAVLYVAITLVLTGMVNYKELNVKDPLAYVFSYVGFDHMAGIISVTSVIAITSALLVFQLAQPRIWMTMSRDGLLWKKFSTIHPKYKTPSFATIVTGFVVAIPALFFKMDFFVDLTSVGTFFAFILVCAGVLYMDHAGISEKSKFKVPYINGKYIVGLGMIVALILTYKYSDENLSHWLEMGSAKILIHKSLVIIFWLTWAVMSVMSFKYNFSLLPVIGVLINLYLMSELGASNWIIFVIWLLIGLIIYFAYGYKHSKLNKRATES from the coding sequence ATGGCAAATAGACTGTTCCGCAAGAAAAGCGTAGATCAGATACTTTCCGATGCTGAACATGGCGGTTCAGGCCTAGCAAAAATACTAGGCGTTCGAGATTTAATTTCATTAGGCATTGCGGCGATAGTTGGAGCTGGAATCTTCTCTACTATCGGCTTAGCAAGTTATAACGGAGGCCCTGCGGTCTCACTTCTTTTTGTATTCGTGGCATTTGCATGTGTGTTTACCGCACTGTCTTATGCACAATTTGCGAGTACAGTTCCCGTATCAGGTAGTGCTTACACCTATGCTTATGTTGCTTTTGGTGAGCTATTCGCCTGGATCATCGGCTGGGCTTTGGTACTCGAATACGCGGTTTCCAATATGGTTGTGGCCATTTCATGGTCGCAATATTTTGTTTCCATGCTGGAGGGATTTGGTATACATCTCCCGAAATGGATGACGATGGCTCCGGGCTATGCGCTGGAGGCCCATGCGAAATCCTTAGAAGTAGGGGCGGCTCAATTGGAAAATATTGAGAAAGTAGCCCTACAGGCATACGAAACAGCACCACGATTCTTAGACATCCCTATAATTTTTGATATGCCTGCAGGTTTGATCACGGTATTGGTGACGGCGCTGGTTTATATAGGAATCAAGGAATCGCAACGCGCTAGTAATATCATGGTGATGATTAAGGTGGGGATTATCCTCGCTGTTATCATTGGTGGTATTTTTTTCGTTAAACCGGAGAACTGGACGCCTTTTGCGCCGAATGGTTTGGCGGGTGTCATGAGCGGGGTTGCAGCGGTGTTCTTTGCGTTCATTGGTTTTGACTCGATCTCTACTACGGCTGAAGAGTGTAAGAATCCACAACGCGATCTTCCACGGGCAATGATTTATTGTTTGGTGATATGCGCGGTGCTTTATGTGGCGATTACCTTGGTGTTGACAGGGATGGTGAATTACAAAGAATTGAATGTTAAAGATCCTTTGGCTTACGTCTTCTCGTATGTTGGATTTGACCATATGGCCGGTATTATCTCAGTAACCTCGGTTATTGCGATTACTTCGGCATTGTTGGTTTTCCAATTGGCTCAACCAAGAATTTGGATGACCATGAGTAGAGATGGCTTGTTGTGGAAGAAGTTTTCAACGATACACCCGAAATACAAGACCCCTTCCTTTGCGACTATAGTTACGGGTTTTGTGGTGGCTATTCCGGCCTTATTCTTTAAGATGGACTTTTTCGTAGACCTGACTAGCGTAGGTACTTTCTTTGCATTTATTCTGGTTTGTGCCGGCGTGTTGTATATGGACCATGCGGGTATTTCGGAGAAGTCGAAGTTTAAAGTGCCTTATATCAACGGCAAGTACATCGTAGGGTTGGGGATGATTGTTGCATTGATCTTGACCTATAAGTACAGCGATGAAAACCTTTCGCATTGGTTAGAGATGGGTTCGGCAAAGATCCTGATTCACAAATCACTTGTCATTATCTTCTGGCTTACTTGGGCGGTCATGAGTGTGATGAGTTTTAAGTACAATTTTTCCCTATTGCCTGTAATCGGGGTTTTGATCAACCTTTATTTAATGTCCGAACTAGGCGCAAGCAATTGGATTATCTTCGTGATTTGGTTGCTGATCGGTTTGATCATTTACTTCGCTTATGGTTATAAGCATTCGAAACTTAACAAGAGAGCGACGGAAAGTTAA
- the tyrS gene encoding tyrosine--tRNA ligase, protein MSFVEELRWRGMLQDIMPGTEELLNKEQVAGYIGFDPTGDSLHVGHLTQIMTLIHFQHAGHKPVALVGGATGMIGDPSFKSAERNLLDETTLNHNVACLKKQLAKFLNFGECETDAKMVNNYDWFKDFKFLDFIRDVGKLITVNYMMSKDSVKKRLEGDNGLSFTEFTYQLIQGYDFYYLWKHHNCKIQMGGSDQWGNIVTGSEMIRRQDQGTAYALTTQLIKKADGQKFGKTESGAVWLDAKKTSPYKYYQFWLNTSDDDAKNWIKIFTLLPKEEIEAIITEHDAAPHLRVVQKALAKDITIRTHSEKDYETAVKTSEFLFGNGSLEFLADLDHEAVLEVFDGVPQFDLAKDKLAAGINVLDLLAVDTAVFPSKGEARKMLQGGGVSLNREKLTDIEQVVNESNLINNKYLVIQRGKKNYYLVTVA, encoded by the coding sequence ATGAGCTTTGTAGAAGAATTACGTTGGAGAGGCATGCTCCAAGACATCATGCCAGGCACAGAGGAATTGTTGAATAAAGAACAAGTTGCTGGCTATATAGGATTCGATCCTACAGGAGATTCACTACACGTAGGCCATTTAACCCAAATCATGACCCTAATCCACTTCCAACATGCTGGACACAAACCAGTAGCGCTTGTTGGTGGCGCAACGGGAATGATTGGCGACCCTTCATTTAAATCAGCTGAAAGAAATCTTTTAGACGAAACAACACTGAATCACAACGTAGCATGTTTGAAAAAACAGCTCGCGAAGTTCTTAAACTTCGGAGAATGTGAAACCGACGCAAAGATGGTCAACAACTACGACTGGTTTAAGGATTTTAAATTCTTAGATTTTATTCGTGATGTGGGTAAGCTGATTACCGTGAATTACATGATGTCCAAAGATTCTGTTAAGAAACGTTTGGAGGGTGACAATGGTCTATCTTTTACCGAATTTACCTATCAACTAATTCAAGGTTATGATTTCTATTATCTATGGAAACACCACAACTGTAAAATCCAAATGGGTGGTTCCGATCAATGGGGAAATATTGTAACAGGTAGCGAGATGATCCGTCGTCAGGACCAAGGAACTGCCTATGCATTGACTACGCAATTGATCAAGAAAGCAGATGGTCAGAAGTTTGGTAAAACAGAATCGGGTGCTGTGTGGTTAGATGCTAAGAAAACATCGCCATATAAGTACTATCAATTCTGGTTGAACACCTCTGATGATGATGCTAAAAACTGGATCAAGATCTTTACCTTACTTCCTAAGGAAGAAATCGAGGCAATCATTACAGAGCACGATGCTGCACCGCACTTACGTGTGGTTCAAAAGGCATTAGCAAAAGATATCACAATCAGAACGCACTCGGAAAAAGATTATGAAACGGCTGTAAAAACTTCAGAATTCTTGTTCGGAAACGGCTCATTAGAATTCTTAGCAGACCTGGATCATGAGGCTGTGTTAGAAGTATTCGACGGAGTTCCGCAGTTCGATCTGGCAAAAGACAAGTTAGCTGCAGGCATCAATGTATTGGATCTGTTAGCAGTTGATACGGCTGTGTTCCCTTCAAAAGGAGAAGCTCGCAAAATGCTACAAGGTGGTGGAGTATCTTTGAACAGAGAAAAACTTACCGATATCGAGCAAGTTGTCAACGAATCAAACTTGATTAATAACAAGTATTTGGTTATCCAACGTGGTAAGAAAAACTACTACTTGGTAACTGTTGCTTAG
- a CDS encoding DUF4397 domain-containing protein — protein sequence MNFLRNAKLFSLALLSAFLLISCQKDSLSDAPLDGQSFSGVAGFNAIYRSLGLDMKIDDRVINSGEYFDMGGAVKHKSVFPGRRTISLYDKDKKVEVFRGEHLVDPGKIYSAFFYGKDNVQMKVVEDDMIAPPVGKAKIRIANFANNHRIDFKVKEGQTASAGDRVLSAQEVTSFYEFETAQVRFQFENDSELSQMSISFRPKDRGVYTVFLIPRIVFNVDGMTMPDYEIQIIEHN from the coding sequence ATGAATTTTCTAAGAAACGCTAAGCTATTTTCCCTTGCTCTGTTGTCTGCTTTCCTCCTGATTAGTTGTCAGAAAGATAGCTTGAGTGATGCTCCGTTGGATGGTCAATCATTTTCGGGTGTTGCAGGATTCAATGCGATATATCGCAGCTTGGGGCTGGATATGAAGATTGACGACCGCGTAATCAATTCTGGAGAATACTTTGATATGGGCGGTGCGGTGAAGCATAAAAGCGTTTTCCCAGGCAGAAGAACCATCAGTCTTTATGATAAAGATAAAAAAGTGGAGGTTTTCCGAGGCGAGCATTTGGTTGATCCGGGGAAGATTTATTCCGCGTTTTTTTACGGTAAGGATAATGTACAGATGAAAGTGGTGGAAGATGATATGATTGCTCCACCGGTTGGGAAAGCTAAAATTAGGATAGCAAACTTCGCGAATAACCATCGTATTGACTTCAAAGTGAAGGAAGGACAAACCGCAAGCGCGGGAGATAGAGTGCTTTCTGCACAGGAGGTGACTAGTTTTTACGAGTTTGAGACCGCGCAAGTGCGGTTTCAGTTTGAGAACGATAGCGAGCTCTCACAAATGTCTATTTCTTTCCGACCTAAGGATAGAGGCGTTTATACGGTGTTTTTGATACCAAGGATTGTTTTCAATGTGGATGGGATGACCATGCCAGATTATGAAATCCAAATCATTGAACATAATTAA